From Gammaproteobacteria bacterium, a single genomic window includes:
- the tgt gene encoding tRNA guanosine(34) transglycosylase Tgt (Exchanges the guanine residue with 7-aminomethyl-7-deazaguanine in tRNAs with GU(N) anticodons (tRNA-Asp, -Asn, -His and -Tyr)), with translation MKFELLATDGAARRGRLLLPRGVVDTPAFMPVGTYGTVKAMLPETLK, from the coding sequence ATGAAGTTTGAATTGTTGGCCACCGATGGGGCAGCGCGTCGCGGACGTTTGCTGTTGCCGCGGGGTGTGGTGGATACCCCGGCCTTTATGCCGGTCGGCACCTATGGCACGGTCAAGGCCATGCTGCCGGAAACCCTTAAG